A part of Pristiophorus japonicus isolate sPriJap1 chromosome 15, sPriJap1.hap1, whole genome shotgun sequence genomic DNA contains:
- the gprc5ba gene encoding G protein-coupled receptor, class C, group 5, member Ba, whose translation MKTLSAASFILLSVINYGSSQNSSNSIPDRGCGLNLLPHYLNLCSLDVIWGIVVEAVAGAGVLTAFLLMLILLVKLPFIKDKEKKSPLGIQFLFLFGTLGLFGLSFAFIIPEDERTCPTRRFLWGVLFALCFSCLLAQAWRLRQLVQHGKGPSGWLLAGIAVCLMLVQVIIAVEWLILTIVRDQKSACKYEQMDFVMASIYVMFLMAVTFLLSFLTLCGKFKKWKKNGAGIILTMFFSILIWVAWIAMYLYGNGELKKRPLWDDPALSIALVSNGWVFLIFHAIPEVHCSIVPSKQNTPDYFDAVQPRIRETNFEEELQLPRTYMENKAFSLDESGAAYKSGFRNGSVGHRPNIQLRSNVYQPTEMAVVLNGGNIPSAPPSYAGRHLW comes from the exons ATGAAAACACTTTCAGCTGCTTCATTCATTCTTCTCTCGGTGATTAATTATGGATCATCTCAGAACTCCAGCAATTCTATTCCAGACAGAGGCTGCGGATTAAACCTCCTTCCTCACTACCTGAACCTGTGCAGTCTGGATGTAATCTGGGGAATAGTTGTGGAGGCGGTAGCAGGTGCAGGAGTGCTAACTGCATTCTTATTGATGCTGATTCTTCTGGTGAAGTTACCGTTCATTAAAGACAAAGAAAAGAAAAGTCCCTTGGGAATCCAGTTCCTGTTCTTGTTTGGCACACTTGGGTTGTTTGGACTGTCGTTTGCGTTTATTATACCAGAAGATGAAAGAACATGTCCCACAAGAAGATTCTTATGGGGAGTTCTGTTTGCGCTTTGCTTTTCATGCTTGCTGGCGCAGGCATGGAGACTACGTCAGCTGGTTCAGCATGGCAAAGGCCCATCTGGATGGCTGTTGGCTGGCATTGCAGTCTGTCTCATGTTAGTTCAAGTTATAATTGCAGTGGAATGGTTGATCCTAACTATTGTCAGAGATCAAAAATCTGCTTGCAAATATGAGCAGATGGACTTTGTCATGGCATCAATTTATGTTATGTTCCTGATGGCTGTTACCTTTTTGCTTTCCTTCTTGACCTTGTGTGGAAAGTTCAAGAAATGGAAGAAGAATGGAGCCGGCATTATTCTAACCATGTTCTTTTCCATCTTGATTTGGGTTGCATGGATTGCCATGTACCTCTACGGCAACGGAGAACTGAAAAAACGACCTTTGTGGGATGACCCTGCTCTCTCCATTGCACTAGTTTCTAATGGATGGGTGTTTCTCATTTTCCATGCTATCCCAGAAGTCCATTGTTCAATTGTCCCATCAAAACAAAACACACCAGATTACTTTGATGCAGTTCAGCCAAGAATACGCGAGACTAACTTTGAAGAAGAATTGCAACTTCCACGTACTTACATGGAAAATAAGGCTTTCTCTTTGGATGAATCCGGGGCAG CTTATAAATCTGGATTTCGCAATGGGAGTGTGGGACATAGACCCAACATTCAACTTCGGAGCAATGTTTACCAACCCACTGAAATGGCAGTTGTACTTAATGGgggaaat ATCCCATCTGCTCCTCCAAGTTATGCAGGAAGACACCTTTGGTGA